A genomic stretch from Candidatus Krumholzibacteriia bacterium includes:
- the dxs gene encoding 1-deoxy-D-xylulose-5-phosphate synthase, with protein HQAYGHKVLTGRRDRFDTIRQWDGLSGFPKRTESPHDMFGVGHASTAISAALGYAKARDLRKERHGVVAIVGDGAMTGGIAFEGLNNVGDTGTDMLVILNDNEMSISPNVGAINRYLTEITSGRLYNRIEAQIWDLLGRIPGGGMAQTFAHKAKESLKTFMTPGHLFEALGFRYFGPIDGHDLELVCETLEDVKRLSGPVLLHVVTEKGKGYSFAENDKLRYHGVSKFDPAKGVLKKKPDPTAAPSYTGVFGSQILAAAREDRRIVAITAGMPDGTGLVPFREEIPDRFFDVGIAEQHAVTFAAGLACREMKPVVAIYSTFLQRAYDQVIHDVALQKLNVVFALDRGGVVGADGPTHHGVFDLAYLRCIPEMVVMAPRNENELQHMIATALDHDDGPIAFRYPRGNGTGVEMDAEPQALPIGRGVVLEEGENVLLLGLGSGTTMAEEAAAILRERGIRPTVVDARFLRPLDTELILREAARHELVCTLEEGTEIGGFGSSVLELFHREMVQVPTTHVFGLPDRFLDHGTPEEVLEDAGLSAEQVATQVLEIWKNRERTIDFHGRRLA; from the coding sequence GCCACCAGGCCTACGGGCACAAGGTCCTCACCGGACGGCGGGACCGCTTCGACACCATCCGGCAGTGGGATGGCCTGTCGGGCTTCCCCAAGCGTACCGAGAGCCCACACGACATGTTCGGCGTGGGACACGCGTCGACCGCGATCAGCGCCGCCCTGGGTTACGCCAAGGCCCGTGACCTGCGCAAGGAACGCCACGGAGTGGTCGCGATCGTCGGCGACGGGGCCATGACCGGCGGTATCGCCTTCGAGGGCCTGAACAACGTGGGGGACACGGGTACCGACATGCTCGTGATCCTGAACGACAACGAGATGTCGATCAGTCCGAACGTGGGGGCGATCAACCGCTACCTGACCGAGATCACGTCGGGTCGACTGTACAATCGTATCGAGGCACAGATCTGGGACCTGCTCGGCCGTATACCGGGAGGGGGCATGGCGCAGACCTTCGCGCACAAGGCCAAGGAGAGCCTGAAGACCTTCATGACTCCCGGCCACCTCTTCGAGGCCCTCGGCTTCCGGTACTTCGGTCCGATCGACGGCCACGACCTCGAACTGGTGTGCGAGACCCTCGAGGACGTCAAGCGGCTCAGCGGACCGGTCCTCCTGCACGTGGTCACCGAGAAGGGCAAAGGCTACTCCTTCGCCGAGAACGACAAGCTTCGCTACCACGGCGTCAGCAAGTTCGATCCGGCCAAGGGGGTCCTGAAGAAGAAGCCCGATCCCACCGCGGCGCCGAGCTACACGGGAGTGTTCGGTTCGCAGATCCTGGCCGCCGCCAGGGAAGACCGGCGCATCGTCGCGATCACGGCGGGCATGCCCGACGGCACGGGGCTGGTGCCCTTCCGCGAAGAGATCCCCGATCGCTTCTTCGACGTGGGCATCGCCGAGCAGCACGCGGTGACCTTCGCCGCCGGTCTCGCGTGTCGCGAGATGAAGCCGGTGGTGGCGATCTATTCGACCTTCCTGCAACGAGCCTACGACCAGGTGATCCACGACGTGGCGCTGCAGAAACTCAACGTGGTCTTCGCGCTCGACCGCGGAGGGGTGGTCGGGGCCGACGGACCGACGCACCACGGTGTGTTCGATCTCGCCTACCTGCGGTGCATCCCCGAGATGGTTGTCATGGCCCCGCGCAACGAGAACGAGTTGCAGCACATGATCGCCACGGCGCTCGACCACGACGACGGCCCGATCGCGTTCCGCTACCCGCGCGGCAATGGCACGGGCGTGGAGATGGACGCGGAACCGCAGGCCCTGCCCATCGGCCGGGGCGTCGTGCTCGAGGAGGGCGAGAACGTCCTGTTGCTAGGACTCGGCTCCGGCACCACCATGGCCGAGGAAGCAGCCGCGATCCTCCGCGAGCGGGGCATCCGACCGACGGTGGTCGACGCGCGCTTCCTGCGACCTCTCGACACCGAGCTGATCCTGCGCGAAGCCGCGCGTCACGAGCTGGTGTGTACGCTCGAGGAGGGCACCGAGATCGGTGGCTTCGGAAGCTCCGTCCTGGAGCTCTTCCACCGCGAGATGGTGCAGGTCCCGACGACCCACGTCTTCGGTCTGCCCGACCGCTTCCTCGACCACGGAACACCGGAAGAGGTGCTCGAGGACGCGGGGCTCAGCGCGGAACAGGTCGCGACGCAGGTCCTCGAGATCTGGAAGAACCGCGAACGAACGATCGATTTCCACGGCCGCCGTCTGGCCTGA